A DNA window from Acetilactobacillus jinshanensis contains the following coding sequences:
- a CDS encoding C1 family peptidase: protein MHKITKKELEQMNDNLKRQPEAGVVSRAVQENGINNVARNPKVRAHLNRVFSVDLDTKTITNQKHAGLCWMFATLNFLRHYFSKKYHVKDFELSSNYLFFWDKIERANVFYDHVIETAKKSTYDRALDGYLRYPDDDGGEWDMAVSLIEKYGLMPASAFPRTSVANNTDDFAMVLGLKLRRDAVILRHLVQKGKTAELKSTKTKMMDQVYRMVSESLGVPPEKFDLEYRDDKKRKNNKDKDANYHLVKGLTPLDFYHKYFKGVHLDDYVPVGNYPDKKMNQLYRQKSGDNVEGGKDIHFLNLPMSALKKAAIKQMKDGWGVWFGNDVMQQEATKKGYLDDQLYQRGKLFNVDLDMTKRERFVYKDAMDSHAMTLTGVDLVDGKPKTWKVENSWGSKVGESGYFVMNDGWMNKYVYEVIVNKKYLTKDQQKMLHMKPIELKPWE, encoded by the coding sequence ATGCACAAGATAACGAAAAAAGAGTTAGAACAAATGAACGATAACTTGAAACGGCAACCTGAAGCCGGCGTAGTTTCACGAGCCGTTCAAGAAAACGGGATTAATAACGTTGCCCGAAATCCCAAAGTTCGTGCTCATTTAAACCGGGTTTTCTCGGTCGATCTAGACACCAAAACGATCACCAATCAGAAACATGCTGGTCTCTGCTGGATGTTCGCAACTTTAAACTTCTTACGTCATTACTTCAGCAAGAAGTATCACGTCAAGGACTTTGAACTTTCCAGTAACTACTTATTCTTCTGGGATAAAATTGAACGAGCTAACGTCTTCTATGATCACGTTATCGAGACGGCTAAGAAATCAACTTATGATCGTGCCCTTGATGGCTACCTACGCTACCCAGATGACGATGGTGGTGAATGGGACATGGCCGTTTCGTTAATTGAAAAGTATGGCTTAATGCCGGCCAGTGCTTTTCCACGAACTAGTGTCGCCAATAACACCGACGACTTCGCAATGGTCTTAGGTCTGAAGTTACGTCGGGATGCCGTAATCCTTCGTCACTTGGTTCAAAAGGGCAAGACTGCTGAATTAAAGTCCACCAAGACTAAGATGATGGATCAGGTCTACCGCATGGTTTCCGAATCATTAGGTGTGCCACCCGAAAAGTTTGATCTTGAATACCGTGATGACAAGAAGCGTAAGAATAATAAAGATAAGGACGCTAATTACCATTTGGTAAAGGGCTTAACCCCGTTAGACTTCTATCACAAGTACTTTAAGGGCGTTCATTTAGATGATTACGTTCCCGTTGGTAATTATCCTGACAAGAAGATGAACCAGCTTTACCGCCAGAAGAGCGGCGATAACGTCGAAGGTGGAAAAGATATTCACTTCCTTAACTTACCGATGAGCGCCTTAAAGAAAGCCGCCATCAAACAGATGAAAGACGGCTGGGGCGTCTGGTTTGGTAACGACGTCATGCAGCAGGAAGCCACCAAGAAAGGTTACTTGGATGACCAGTTATACCAGCGTGGTAAGTTATTCAACGTGGACCTTGATATGACCAAGCGTGAACGTTTCGTTTATAAAGACGCCATGGATTCACACGCCATGACCTTAACCGGTGTTGACCTGGTCGACGGCAAACCGAAGACCTGGAAAGTTGAAAACAGCTGGGGTTCCAAAGTCGGTGAAAGTGGTTACTTCGTTATGAATGATGGCTGGATGAACAAGTACGTTTACGAAGTCATCGTTAACAAGAAGTACCTGACCAAAGATCAGCAAAAGATGTTACACATGAAGCCAATCGAATTAAAGCCTTGGGAATAA
- the yjeM gene encoding glutamate/gamma-aminobutyrate family transporter YjeM yields the protein MNNEKSEKKISWFGLVLIVISTEFGFSNIVTGYNQMSYASIIWYILTAAIFLFPLAMIFGEYSGSLKEDHGGFYSWLLNSVGEKWAFIGTFIWIGLWMINLLQNASGFGVNLSGLLFGKDTSESWTLGPFDSNEVEALMGIVIIILTTYFATKGFHKVALVSYIGGILSMAMIGIFVIASVIIWAKNGFAPKQPIHGVSSFIKSPNPQFQSPIAIISFIVYAMFAYGGMESSSGFLDKLKHPRKDYPKAMMWVAGIMSSFYVLGMLLCGFGTNWKQVMGTPGITLYNNGFIMFSYLGDAGAKALGVSPAVSAMVGRFLVRVLALGSLIPLISLLTVLIYSPVKGLIAGSSKDLWPKKVAQFNKHDMPAGAMWIECGIIVVALALVSLTGKNGQQFYQIIVDMGNVGSIVPYFFVAIAFVYFKKRTDLDRPIVFFHTMKSVYTVVAILLISMSIAVIFNVITPLMQGQISTAFWTVAGPILFAIISILMYHYGIRHRAKRMIADNEAYYANEHKGIN from the coding sequence ATGAATAACGAAAAAAGTGAAAAGAAAATTTCCTGGTTTGGTCTGGTCCTAATTGTTATTTCAACCGAATTCGGTTTTAGTAACATTGTTACCGGCTATAACCAAATGAGTTACGCCAGTATTATCTGGTATATTTTAACTGCCGCTATCTTCCTGTTCCCGTTAGCAATGATCTTCGGTGAATATAGTGGATCATTAAAGGAAGACCATGGTGGGTTTTACAGTTGGCTATTGAATTCCGTTGGTGAAAAATGGGCCTTCATCGGAACGTTTATCTGGATTGGTCTATGGATGATCAACTTACTTCAAAATGCGTCTGGATTTGGTGTTAACCTTTCCGGATTACTCTTTGGTAAGGATACGTCTGAATCATGGACGTTAGGGCCTTTTGATAGTAACGAAGTTGAAGCTTTAATGGGGATCGTTATCATTATCTTGACGACCTACTTTGCTACTAAAGGGTTCCATAAGGTTGCCTTGGTTTCCTACATCGGTGGGATCCTGTCAATGGCAATGATTGGAATCTTTGTAATTGCGTCCGTGATTATCTGGGCCAAGAATGGTTTTGCACCAAAACAGCCAATTCACGGCGTGTCTTCGTTTATTAAGTCACCGAATCCGCAATTCCAGTCACCGATCGCCATTATTTCGTTCATCGTATACGCTATGTTCGCATATGGTGGTATGGAATCCTCAAGTGGTTTCTTAGATAAATTAAAGCACCCGCGTAAGGACTATCCAAAAGCTATGATGTGGGTCGCCGGAATTATGTCATCATTCTATGTCTTAGGGATGCTACTTTGTGGTTTCGGTACTAACTGGAAACAAGTTATGGGAACTCCTGGCATTACCCTTTATAACAATGGATTCATCATGTTCAGTTATTTAGGTGATGCTGGAGCTAAAGCCTTAGGCGTTTCACCAGCTGTTAGTGCCATGGTCGGTCGTTTCTTAGTCCGTGTCTTGGCATTAGGTTCCCTGATTCCATTGATCAGTCTTTTGACCGTTTTGATTTACTCACCAGTCAAAGGTTTGATCGCCGGTTCTTCAAAGGACTTGTGGCCAAAGAAGGTCGCTCAGTTCAACAAGCATGACATGCCAGCTGGCGCCATGTGGATTGAATGTGGAATCATTGTCGTTGCCTTAGCCTTAGTATCATTAACTGGTAAGAATGGTCAACAGTTCTACCAGATTATCGTTGATATGGGTAACGTTGGTTCGATCGTTCCATACTTCTTCGTTGCCATCGCATTCGTTTACTTCAAGAAGCGTACGGATCTTGATCGCCCGATTGTCTTCTTCCACACGATGAAATCAGTATACACAGTGGTTGCCATTTTACTAATTTCCATGTCCATTGCCGTAATCTTTAATGTGATTACACCACTGATGCAGGGCCAGATTTCAACCGCTTTCTGGACGGTTGCAGGTCCAATTCTGTTCGCTATCATCTCAATTCTGATGTACCATTACGGAATTCGTCATCGTGCTAAACGAATGATTGCGGATAACGAAGCTTATTACGCAAATGAACATAAAGGAATAAATTAA
- the lepB gene encoding signal peptidase I — translation MKFIKEYIVPILIAIVLYLVIEMFVFTMVRVDGDSMQPNLENNERVMVWRMAHVHHLSVIVFNAHGEDPQATAKKDYYVKRVIGMPGDTVSYKSGHIYVNGKAIHQGFIDHLQRNDGTGITGYQNNGGWNLKQLSAHWPKDHDSIKVPAGHYFVLGDHRSISNDSRYWGFVPKNKVLGVVKTLAWGTTNKDRHNINALSY, via the coding sequence ATGAAATTCATTAAAGAATATATCGTACCCATTTTGATTGCCATCGTTCTGTACTTAGTAATCGAAATGTTTGTCTTTACGATGGTTCGAGTCGATGGTGATTCGATGCAACCGAACCTGGAAAATAATGAACGAGTAATGGTCTGGCGCATGGCCCACGTTCATCATTTGAGTGTCATCGTCTTTAACGCCCATGGTGAAGATCCACAGGCAACCGCTAAGAAAGATTATTACGTCAAGCGTGTTATCGGAATGCCTGGTGACACCGTGTCATATAAGAGTGGTCATATTTATGTTAACGGTAAAGCAATTCACCAGGGATTTATCGATCATTTACAACGTAACGACGGCACTGGAATCACCGGTTATCAAAACAACGGTGGCTGGAACTTAAAACAGTTATCAGCTCACTGGCCAAAGGATCATGATTCAATCAAGGTCCCTGCCGGTCATTACTTCGTATTAGGTGATCACCGTAGTATCTCTAACGACAGTCGTTACTGGGGCTTCGTTCCTAAGAACAAGGTCTTGGGTGTTGTTAAGACGTTAGCTTGGGGTACTACTAATAAGGATCGTCATAATATTAACGCCCTTAGTTATTAA